The following proteins come from a genomic window of Gammaproteobacteria bacterium:
- a CDS encoding DEAD/DEAH box helicase yields MQSYNLQDVNLAIPLAYLSRGSAYEHQGRVAGLGISADGSMMTALVRGSGRRPYKVIVQIAGQAGHARIRGNCSCPVGNNCKHVAAVLLHALHQKPSLPPAPAAPKPSPADAHGSASAARGRMPEAADAHGSASATRSGMLGAADTQISDWLARMEQAMAPKSEPPVEIPERLLYLLSILENLRPPRLEVKLIATRLLKAGGYGKAKNLPSVAATSPPRYAAPADTAILRWLHVLNPFFAHSNSYRLEGADGERVLRDMLVTGRCHWREKDSAPLTLGEPRHGHIDWVMSADGTQRPHIAGVEGVVDAVLPLTPPWYLDLNSHQCGPLLTGLPDAIAAALLGAPAVTPEQALATREALKHHLPDLPALLPQTFAKVKRKTVKPTPCLRLFMQALEVRRQFQWQVEATHLNVELARLSFDYAGEIIPLGDKRTAITRVEDGELLRMARDEKAEKKALQRLKESGFAPVNDVPIFNVPPAHAFDMTISDDDRQAVLLDFSMNGVPALRKLGWKVEFAPDYGYRPVEDVGDWYADVEEGAGNDWFGLELGIMVDGKPLNLLPVLINMLHDFPDVMDLNALQNAPPNQSFIARLEDGRLLSLPIERVRNVLGTLIELYNKDLDKNGRLVLPAAQAGQLAELESLAGKNMEWQGGERLRELGQRLRDFKGIAEADLPTGLNAELRPYQKQGLNWLQFLRDYGLAGILADDMGLGKTVQTLAHLLLEKEGGRMDRPSLVIAPTSLMVNWRIEAERFAPSLKVLVLQGLERKQHFERLADFDVVLTTYPLLPRDQEVLLAQEYHLVILDEAQVIKNPKAKASQIVRQLKTRHRLCLTGTPMENHLGEMWSLLDFLMPGLLGNEKQFSKSFRTPIEKHGDATRRDILRRRIAPFMLRRTKQEVVKELPPKSEILRNVELAGAQRDLYESIRLAMHTKVRDEINKKGMARSQIIILDALLKLRQVCCDPRLVKLDSAKKVKHSAKLELLMEMLPEMVEEGRRILLFSQFTGMLALIEEELKQRKLDYVQLTGNTRDRATPVQRFQAGEVPLFLISLKAGGTGLNLTAADTVIHYDPWWNPAVENQATDRAHRIGQDKAVFVYKLITSGTVEEKILGLQARKKELADSLFDETAKSGPKLTLEDLNALFEPLG; encoded by the coding sequence ATGCAGTCATACAACCTTCAAGACGTAAACCTCGCCATTCCCCTTGCCTATCTGTCCCGCGGCAGCGCCTATGAACATCAGGGACGTGTGGCCGGACTGGGGATTTCTGCAGATGGCAGCATGATGACCGCCTTGGTGCGTGGCAGCGGGCGGAGACCCTATAAGGTAATAGTGCAGATTGCCGGGCAAGCAGGCCATGCCCGCATCAGGGGAAATTGTAGTTGCCCCGTCGGCAATAATTGCAAACATGTCGCGGCGGTGCTGCTACATGCGTTGCATCAAAAACCCTCACTACCACCAGCGCCCGCTGCTCCAAAGCCCAGCCCCGCCGATGCACATGGAAGTGCGAGTGCCGCCAGAGGCAGGATGCCGGAAGCGGCCGATGCACATGGAAGTGCGAGTGCCACCAGAAGCGGGATGCTGGGAGCGGCCGACACGCAGATCAGTGATTGGCTGGCGCGCATGGAGCAGGCCATGGCGCCCAAATCCGAACCGCCAGTGGAGATCCCAGAGCGGCTGCTGTATCTCCTTTCCATACTCGAGAATCTCCGGCCGCCGCGTTTGGAAGTCAAGTTGATAGCGACACGGCTGCTCAAGGCGGGCGGTTATGGCAAGGCGAAAAATTTGCCCAGCGTGGCGGCAACATCACCCCCGCGTTACGCAGCTCCCGCTGATACGGCCATCCTGCGCTGGCTGCATGTGCTAAACCCATTTTTTGCGCACAGCAACAGCTACCGCCTGGAAGGAGCGGACGGAGAACGTGTGCTGCGCGACATGCTCGTTACCGGTCGCTGTCATTGGCGGGAGAAGGACAGCGCGCCACTTACGCTGGGCGAACCGCGCCACGGGCACATTGATTGGGTGATGTCCGCCGATGGCACACAGCGCCCGCATATTGCAGGCGTAGAGGGTGTTGTGGATGCGGTTTTGCCTCTCACGCCACCATGGTATCTCGATCTCAATAGCCATCAATGCGGCCCCTTGCTAACGGGTCTGCCGGATGCAATCGCCGCAGCCTTGCTGGGCGCGCCTGCCGTGACGCCGGAGCAGGCGCTGGCGACGCGTGAGGCATTGAAGCATCACCTGCCCGACCTGCCGGCGCTCCTGCCGCAGACGTTTGCCAAAGTTAAACGTAAAACCGTCAAGCCGACGCCATGTCTGCGACTGTTTATGCAAGCGCTGGAGGTGCGTCGCCAGTTCCAGTGGCAAGTGGAGGCTACGCATCTCAACGTGGAGCTGGCGCGGCTGTCTTTCGACTATGCGGGCGAGATCATTCCGCTCGGCGACAAGCGCACCGCCATCACCCGTGTCGAAGACGGCGAACTGCTGCGCATGGCGCGTGACGAAAAGGCTGAAAAAAAGGCGCTGCAACGGCTGAAAGAGAGTGGCTTCGCGCCAGTCAATGACGTGCCGATCTTTAATGTTCCCCCAGCCCATGCCTTTGACATGACCATATCGGACGATGACCGTCAAGCCGTACTGCTGGATTTCAGCATGAATGGCGTCCCCGCATTGCGCAAGCTGGGCTGGAAGGTAGAATTCGCGCCGGACTATGGCTACCGTCCCGTGGAAGATGTGGGGGATTGGTACGCGGATGTTGAGGAAGGCGCCGGCAATGATTGGTTCGGGCTGGAACTGGGCATCATGGTGGACGGAAAACCGCTCAATCTGCTGCCAGTGTTGATCAATATGCTGCATGACTTTCCCGATGTGATGGATCTCAACGCGCTCCAGAATGCGCCTCCGAATCAATCCTTTATTGCGCGCCTGGAGGATGGCCGCTTGCTGTCGTTGCCCATCGAGCGCGTAAGAAATGTGCTGGGCACGTTGATCGAACTCTATAACAAAGATCTGGACAAGAACGGCCGCCTGGTGCTGCCCGCCGCGCAGGCCGGACAACTGGCCGAGCTGGAATCGCTTGCCGGCAAGAATATGGAATGGCAGGGCGGCGAGCGGCTGCGTGAACTGGGGCAGCGGCTGCGCGACTTCAAGGGCATCGCCGAGGCGGATCTGCCGACGGGGCTGAATGCGGAGTTGCGTCCCTATCAAAAGCAGGGGCTCAACTGGCTGCAATTTCTGCGCGATTATGGGCTGGCCGGCATCCTGGCCGACGACATGGGGTTGGGCAAGACCGTGCAAACGCTCGCCCACCTGCTGCTCGAAAAGGAGGGTGGGCGCATGGACCGCCCTAGCCTGGTGATCGCTCCCACCAGTCTGATGGTCAACTGGCGCATCGAGGCGGAACGCTTCGCACCGTCACTCAAGGTGCTGGTGCTCCAGGGGCTGGAGCGCAAACAGCACTTCGAACGGCTCGCCGATTTCGACGTGGTGTTGACCACCTACCCGCTGTTGCCGCGCGATCAGGAGGTGCTGCTGGCGCAGGAATACCACCTCGTCATCCTCGACGAGGCGCAGGTCATCAAAAACCCCAAGGCCAAGGCCAGCCAGATCGTCCGCCAGCTAAAGACCCGCCACCGCCTGTGCCTCACCGGCACGCCCATGGAAAACCATTTGGGTGAGATGTGGTCGCTGCTCGACTTCCTTATGCCCGGCCTGTTGGGCAACGAAAAGCAATTTAGCAAGTCATTCCGCACCCCTATCGAAAAACATGGCGACGCCACGCGGCGCGACATCCTCAGGCGCCGCATCGCTCCCTTCATGCTGCGCCGCACCAAACAGGAAGTGGTGAAGGAGCTGCCGCCCAAGAGCGAGATCCTGCGCAACGTGGAGCTGGCGGGCGCGCAGCGTGATCTCTACGAAAGCATCCGACTCGCCATGCACACCAAGGTGCGCGATGAGATCAACAAAAAGGGCATGGCACGCAGCCAGATCATAATTCTCGATGCCTTGCTCAAGCTGCGCCAGGTGTGCTGCGACCCGCGCCTCGTCAAACTCGACAGCGCGAAAAAGGTCAAACACTCCGCCAAGCTGGAACTGCTCATGGAGATGCTGCCGGAGATGGTGGAAGAAGGCCGCCGCATCCTGCTGTTTTCGCAATTCACCGGCATGCTGGCGCTGATCGAGGAAGAGCTGAAACAACGCAAACTCGATTATGTACAGCTCACCGGCAACACCCGCGACCGCGCCACACCGGTGCAGCGCTTCCAGGCCGGAGAAGTACCGTTGTTTCTCATCAGCCTCAAGGCGGGCGGCACTGGCCTCAACCTCACCGCCGCCGACACCGTCATCCACTACGACCCATGGTGGAACCCCGCCGTAGAAAACCAAGCCACCGACCGCGCCCACCGGATTGGTCAGGACAAGGCGGTATTCGTCTACAAACTCATCACCAGCGGCACCGTGGAAGAGAAGATCCTCGGCCTGCAGGCGCGCAAAAAAGAACTGGCCGACAGCCTGTTCGACGAAACGGCCAAGAGCGGGCCGAAGCTGACCTTGGAGGATTTGAATGCGCTGTTTGAGCCGTTGGGGTAG
- a CDS encoding response regulator transcription factor, whose product MTFTIDATEDNRPSLLLVDDDLTFCQVLSQALIKRGFAVRLAHSVDEALCLVEDDATHRDVLVPQEGRSNASRVRDSRPSIDSAGCREWPPEYAVIDLRMPGPSGLVLVEKLKTLDSHTRIVVLTGYASIATAVEAIKLGATHYLTKPADADEIVQAFHCETGEASMAIAENPLSVDRLEWEHIQKVLLECQGNISATARRLDMHRRTLQRKLNKRPARR is encoded by the coding sequence ATGACTTTTACGATCGACGCAACCGAAGACAACCGCCCCAGTCTATTGCTGGTGGATGATGACCTGACCTTTTGCCAGGTGTTGTCGCAAGCATTAATAAAACGCGGTTTTGCGGTTCGACTGGCACACAGCGTCGATGAGGCGCTGTGCTTGGTTGAGGACGATGCGACGCACAGGGACGTGCTAGTGCCGCAGGAGGGTCGCTCCAACGCATCCCGCGTTCGCGACAGTCGTCCATCCATAGACAGCGCAGGATGCCGGGAGTGGCCGCCCGAATACGCGGTGATAGACCTGCGCATGCCCGGCCCTTCCGGCCTGGTGCTGGTGGAAAAGCTCAAGACCCTCGACAGCCACACCCGCATCGTCGTACTCACCGGCTACGCCAGCATCGCCACCGCCGTGGAGGCCATCAAGCTGGGCGCGACCCACTACCTCACCAAGCCTGCCGACGCCGATGAGATCGTGCAGGCATTCCACTGCGAGACGGGCGAGGCGAGTATGGCCATTGCGGAAAACCCCTTGTCGGTGGACAGGCTGGAGTGGGAGCATATCCAGAAGGTGCTGCTGGAATGCCAGGGCAACATCTCCGCCACTGCGCGGCGCCTGGACATGCACCGCCGCACACTGCAACGAAAACTCAACAAACGGCCAGCGCGGCGGTGA
- a CDS encoding ATP-binding protein: MLVNLSPSSRSSALNLQRLLALRGVAISCQSLTVLVAVYGLDMPLPLPAVGAIIAAFAALTLLAWVRLKLPRPVTDKELFGHLLIDVAALTVLLYFTGGSANPFVSLLLLPLTIAAAALPGTYSWAMAAISVVCYSLLMVFYVPLPHNRNNDFNLHVLGMWFNFMLSAGLIAYFVVKMGNTLRERDQRLAEARENALRDERLVALGTLAAGAAHELGTPLATMAILTKELEQEYAALPGMSEKMRILRDQVNRCKGILSTMASSAGQARAESGHAVALDSYLEDVLKQWRSMRPAITVQPRWQGPLPAPRIVAEQTLTQAITNILNNAADASPDNVEVEGRWDARELILEIFDRGMGLTPVTQARAGELLFTTKEPGQGLGLGLFLAHATISRFGGSVQLLNREGSGACTRVVLPLTNLKTST; this comes from the coding sequence ATGCTGGTAAACCTGTCGCCCTCATCCCGTTCTTCCGCGCTGAATCTGCAGCGTCTGCTTGCCCTGAGAGGGGTGGCTATTTCCTGCCAATCGCTCACGGTACTGGTGGCTGTCTATGGTCTGGACATGCCTTTGCCGTTGCCTGCCGTGGGAGCCATCATCGCCGCTTTCGCGGCGCTCACCCTCTTGGCCTGGGTGCGTCTTAAACTGCCCCGCCCAGTGACGGACAAGGAACTGTTCGGCCATCTCCTGATCGACGTGGCCGCCCTGACTGTGCTGCTGTATTTCACTGGCGGTTCCGCCAATCCGTTTGTCTCGCTGCTGTTGCTGCCTTTGACCATCGCCGCTGCCGCCCTGCCCGGGACGTATAGCTGGGCGATGGCGGCGATCTCTGTGGTGTGTTACTCGCTGCTGATGGTGTTTTATGTGCCGCTGCCGCACAACCGCAACAATGACTTCAACCTGCATGTGCTGGGGATGTGGTTCAACTTCATGCTGAGCGCCGGTCTGATCGCCTATTTTGTGGTCAAGATGGGCAATACCCTCCGCGAACGTGACCAGCGGCTTGCCGAGGCGCGGGAAAACGCACTGCGTGATGAGCGTCTGGTGGCGCTGGGTACCCTGGCGGCGGGGGCGGCGCATGAGCTGGGCACGCCGCTGGCGACCATGGCGATATTGACCAAGGAGCTAGAGCAGGAGTATGCTGCTCTGCCGGGGATGAGCGAAAAAATGCGTATCTTGCGCGATCAGGTGAATCGCTGCAAAGGCATACTCTCCACCATGGCGTCCTCCGCCGGCCAGGCGCGTGCCGAATCCGGCCATGCTGTGGCGTTGGACAGCTATCTTGAAGATGTACTCAAGCAATGGCGGAGCATGCGCCCAGCAATCACAGTACAACCCCGCTGGCAAGGGCCGCTGCCCGCACCGCGCATCGTGGCGGAACAAACCCTGACGCAAGCAATTACCAACATCCTGAATAATGCTGCTGACGCCTCGCCGGATAATGTCGAAGTAGAAGGACGTTGGGACGCACGCGAGTTGATCCTGGAAATTTTCGACCGCGGCATGGGGCTGACTCCAGTCACCCAGGCACGCGCGGGCGAGCTGCTGTTTACCACCAAGGAACCCGGTCAGGGCTTGGGGCTGGGACTGTTTCTGGCGCATGCCACGATCAGCCGCTTCGGAGGTAGCGTGCAGCTCCTCAACCGGGAGGGCAGCGGCGCTTGTACGCGCGTTGTATTGCCCTTGACCAACTTGAAGACATCAACATGA